A DNA window from Chromatiales bacterium contains the following coding sequences:
- the pdxH gene encoding pyridoxamine 5'-phosphate oxidase, translating into MTDIRDQRDRRREYDAASLRRADLAADPVAQFERWFAAALEAETIEPTAMTLATATAAGRPSARIVLMKHFDADGLCWYTDSRSRKGAELADNPHAALLFHWPGAERQVRIEGTVERLPPNLADRYFNSRPEASRYSAAASVQSSVVAGRDVLESRVAELRLAHPDGGVARPEAWIGYRLRPGRFEFWQGRVNRLHDRFEYRRDAKGWQVERLSP; encoded by the coding sequence CAAGCCTGCGCCGCGCCGATCTTGCCGCCGACCCCGTGGCCCAGTTCGAGCGCTGGTTCGCCGCCGCGCTCGAGGCCGAGACGATCGAGCCGACCGCCATGACGCTCGCGACGGCGACGGCCGCTGGCCGGCCCTCGGCACGCATCGTGCTGATGAAGCACTTCGACGCCGACGGCTTGTGCTGGTATACCGACTCGCGCAGCCGCAAGGGCGCAGAACTCGCGGACAATCCGCACGCGGCCCTGCTGTTCCACTGGCCCGGCGCGGAACGCCAGGTCCGCATTGAAGGCACGGTGGAGCGTCTGCCGCCAAATTTGGCCGACCGGTATTTCAACTCGCGACCGGAAGCCAGCCGCTACAGCGCGGCGGCATCCGTGCAATCGTCGGTGGTCGCAGGCCGCGACGTGTTGGAGTCCCGCGTCGCCGAACTACGCCTGGCCCACCCGGACGGCGGCGTCGCGCGCCCGGAAGCCTGGATCGGTTACCGACTGAGACCCGGGCGTTTCGAATTCTGGCAGGGCCGGGTCAACCGGCTGCACGACCGCTTTGAATATCGGCGCGACGCCAAGGGCTGGCAGGTCGAACGACTTTCACCCTGA